Proteins from a genomic interval of Callospermophilus lateralis isolate mCalLat2 chromosome 1, mCalLat2.hap1, whole genome shotgun sequence:
- the Casp14 gene encoding caspase-14, which translates to MEGETINPRPLEEEAYDMSGARLALTLCVTKAREGSEVDMSALEHMFKQLRFENTTKRDPTAQQFQEELKNFQDVIDNWKEPVSCAFVVLMAHGEEGLLKGEDGEMVKLDDLFETLNNKNCRALRGKPKVYIVQACRGEHRDLGETIGGDEMVMVTKDEPQTIPTYTDTLHVYSTVEGYLAYRHDEDGSTFIQTLTDVFCNRKGPILQLLTEVTRRMAKAELVQEGTARKVNPEIQSTLRKRLYLQ; encoded by the exons ATGGAAGGGGAAACGATCAATCCTCGGCCGTTGGAGGAG GAGGCATATGATATGTCAGGCGCCCGTCTGGCCCTGACACTGTGTGTCACCAAAGCCCGGGAAGGTTCAGAAGTAGACATGAGTGCCCTGGAACACATGTTCAAGCAGCTGAGATTTGAGAATACCACGAAGAGAGATCCCACGGCCCAG CAATTCCAGGAAGAACTGAAAAATTTCCAGGATGTCATAGATAACTGGAAAGAACCCGTCAGCTGCGCCTTTGTGGTGCTCATGGCGCATGGAGAAGAAGGCCTCCTCAAGGGAGAAGATGGGGAGATGGTCAAGCTGGACGACCTCTTTGAGACCTTGAACAACAAGAACTGCCGGGCCTTAAGAGGCAAGCCTAAGGTTTACATCGTGCAGGCCTGTCGAGGAG AACACAGGGACCTCGGTGAAACAATAGGTGGAGATGAGATGGTGATGGTCACCAAGGATGAGCCTCAAACCATCCCAACTTACACGGATACCCTCCATGTCTACTCCACAGTGGAGG GGTACCTCGCCTACAGACATGACGAGGATGGCTCTACCTTCATCCAAACCCTAACAGATGTGTTCTGCAACAGAAAAGGACCCATCCTGCAACTTCTGACAGAG GTGACCAGGCGCATGGCAAAAGCAGAACTGGTTCAGGAAGGAACAGCGAGGAAAGTGAATCCTGAAATCCAAAGCACCCTCCGGAAACGACTCTATCtacaataa